From Zymoseptoria tritici IPO323 chromosome 6, whole genome shotgun sequence, one genomic window encodes:
- a CDS encoding gamma-glutamyl phosphate reductase (Gamma-glutamyl phosphate reductase), with product MSLTNASPEEAARAAKTSSRTLATLSESSRNKALDAIYDALSAAREDILAANAVDLENAKKAAADGALNPSIFKRLDLSRKGKFDDMLQGIKDVRGLPDPVGRVDLRTELDAGLILQRQTCPIGVLLIIFEARPEVIANIASLAIKSANAAILKGGKESTESFKAIASTISTALSSTDVPNDAIQLVTTRDAVDPLLTLSQYIDLVIPRGSNDLVSHCQKKAHMPVLGHADGLCSLYIHSDANAQMCIDVVVDSKTDYPAACNAVETLLVHEDVLSTILPGVATALQAKGVTLRCDQQSLTALTSTLDPAASSLLQPSTDQDYATEFLDLILAIRTIPSSSSSDQPNTSVDAAITHINTHGSHHTDAILTSSEQTANRFLSSVDAACKFWNASTRFCDGMRFGFGTEVGISTNKVHARGPVGLEGLTIHEYRVVGKGHCAGAYGGAGGRAYTHRKLPL from the exons ATGTCCCTGACGAATGCTTCCCCCGAGGAAGCCGCTCGTGCTGCTAAGACATCCTCCCGAACACTCGCAACACTGTCCGAGTCCTCTCGGAACAAGGCCTTGGATGCGATATACGATGCCTTGTCGGCCGCGAGAGAAGACATTTTGGCTGCCAATGCCGTCGATCTGGAGAATGCGAAGAAAGCCGCAGCCGACGGAGCGTTGAATCCTAGCATCTTCAAACGGCTCGATCTCTCGCGGAAGGGGAAATTTGACGATATGCTGCAGGGCATCAAAGATGTTCGAGGACTGCCAGATCCAG TCGGCCGAGTCGACCTCCGCACCGAACTCGACGCCGGTctcatcctccaacgccaAACCTGCCCGATCggcgtcctcctcatcatcttcgaAGCCCGCCCCGAAGtcatcgccaacatcgcctCTCTCGCCATCAAATCCGCCAACGCCGCCATCCTCAAAGGCGGCAAGGAATCCACCGAATCCTTCAAAGCCAtcgcctccaccatctccaccgccctctcctccaccgacgTCCCCAACGACGCCATCCAACTCGTCACCACCCGCGACGCCGTCGACCCCCTCCTCACTCTCAGCCAGTACATCGACCTCGTCATCCCCCGCGGCTCCAACGACCTCGTCTCCCACTGCCAGAAGAAAGCTCACATGCCCGTGCTCGGTCACGCCGACGGTCTCTGCAGTCTGTACATCCACTCCGACGCCAACGCGCAAATGTGTatcgacgtcgtcgtcgactcgaAAACCGACTACCCCGCCGCCTGCAACGCCGTGGAAaccctcctcgtccacgaagacgtcctctccaccatcctcccCGGTGTCGCCACAGCTCTACAAGCCAAAGGCGTCACCCTCCGCTGCGACCAGCAATCCCTGACAGCTCTAACATCCACCCTCGACCctgccgcctcctccctcctccaaccctcCACAGACCAGGACTACGCCACCGAAttcctcgacctcatcctcgccatccgcacaatcccctcctcctcgtcttcagaCCAGCCCAACACCTCCGTCGACGCCGCAATCACCCACATCAACACCCACGGCTCCCACCACACCGACGCAATCCTCACCTCTTCCGAACAAACCGCCAAccgcttcctctcctccgtcGACGCGGCCTGCAAATTCTGGAATGCCTCCACCCGCTTCTGCGACGGTATGCGCTTCGGATTCGGGACGGAAGTCGGGATTAGTACGAATAAAGTGCACGCGCGAGGACCGGTGGGGTTGGAGGGGTTGACGATTCATGAGTATCGGGTTGTCGGGAAGGGGCATTGTGCGGGAGCGTATGGTGGAGCAGGGGGGCGGGCGTATACGCATCGGAAATTGCCGTTG
- a CDS encoding DNA repair protein, SNF2 family (Putatiave homolog of Saccharomyces cerevisiae RAD26, a DNA-dependent ATPase that stimulates strand exchange by modifying the topology of double-stranded DNA; involved in the recombinational repair of double-strand breaks in DNA) produces MTVADKENVPPPVAKVRGRLYGGTPQSVDRLIKPFKCPGTSTPTRASEKPARKRRKVDYAGGDGSVEEGDKPYTNEDRLALATRDVNRFPVFKPKDKDSAFRSRFAVPLKNKDTTSYNSSRPPPLLGLRAGTVFVAKPLHDPTGEFAIVLFDPTVDGKAELKEIEDGKDGLEGSQKKKLDEPLMHKSLADILGIKKVVDTERPKVPVVIDPRLAKVLRPHQVEGVKFMYRCTTGLIDANAEGCIMADEMGLGKTLQCITLMWTLLKQSPDAGKSTIQKCVIACPSSLVRNWANELIKWLGPDAINPFAVDGKASKEELTQQMRSWASATGRAVTRPVLIVSYETLRLYVDELRTPIGLMLCDEGHRLKNGESQTFEALNRLNVSKRVILSGTPIQNDLSEYFALLTFANPGYLGTRLEFRKKFEIPILRGRDASGTEADQQKGNERLKELLELVNKFIIRRTNDILSKYLPVKYEHVVFCNLAPFQLDLYNYFIKSPEIQSLLRGKGSQPLKAIGLLKKLCNHPDLLNLPDDLPGCESHFPEDFVPKDARGRDRDVKPWYSGKMQVLDRMLARIRHDTNDKIVLISNYTQTLDVFEKLCRNRSYGCLRLDGTMAVNKRQKLVDKFNNPDGEEFVFLLSSKAGGCGLNLIGANRLVLFDPDWNPAADQQALARVWRDGQKKDCFVYRFIATGTIEEKIFQRQSHKQSLSSCVVDSAEDVERHFSLDSLRELFQYRPNTTSDTHDTFKCKRCKGGRQYVKAPAMLYGDTSSWNHFVNEEGVEGPLARIQDLLLRQEGGGRDVSAVFQYISH; encoded by the coding sequence ATGACGGTCGCTGACAAGGAGAATGTCCCTCCGCCCGTCGCCAAAGTCCGCGGTCGTCTCTATGGCGGCACACCACAATCCGTGGACCGTCTTATCAAACCATTCAAATGCCCCGGCACCAGCACACCCACACGAGCGTCCGAGAAGCCTGCTCGCAAGCGGCGCAAAGTCGACTACGCCGGTGGCGATGGTAGCGTTGAGGAAGGCGACAAACCGTACACGAATGAAGACCGGCTGGCATTAGCGACTCGGGACGTCAATCGTTTCCCGGTGTTCAAACCGAAGGACAAGGACTCGGCATTTCGGTCGAGGTTTGCGGTGCCATTGAAGAACAAGGATACGACCTCGTATAACTCATCGAGACCGCCGCCGTTGTTGGGACTGCGAGCAGGCACGGTGTTTGTCGCGAAGCCGCTGCATGATCCGACTGGGGAGTTCGCGATTGTCTTGTTCGATCCGACGGTGGATGGGAAGGCGGAGCTGAAAGAGATAGAAGATGGGAAGGATGGCTTGGAGGgctcgcagaagaagaagttggACGAGCCATTGATGCACAAGAGTCTGGCGGATATCCTGGGCATCAAGAAAGTTGTGGATACGGAGAGGCCAAAGGTGCCGGTGGTGATCGACCCGAGACTGGCAAAGGTGCTGCGGCCGCATCAAGTCGAGGGTGTCAAGTTCATGTATCGGTGTACGACGGGCTTGATCGATGCCAATGCGGAGGGATGCATCATGGCTGACGAGATGGGTCTGGGCAAGACGTTACAGTGCATCACGCTGATGTGGACTTTGCTAAAGCAATCACCGGATGCTGGCAAGAGCACGATACAGAAGTGTGTCATTGCTTGTCCATCCAGTCTGGTGCGTAATTGGGCGAACGAGCTGATCAAATGGCTGGGCCCGGATGCGATCAATCCTTTCGCAGTGGATGGGAAGGCTTCCAAGGAGGAGTTGACACAGCAAATGCGGAGCTGGGCTTCGGCGACTGGACGTGCGGTGACTCGTCCGGTGTTGATTGTGTCCTACGAGACTCTGCGACTGTATGTCGATGAGCTGCGAACACCCATCGGTCTCATGCTTTGCGACGAAGGACATCGTTTGAAGAACGGTGAGAGCCAAACATTCGAGGCACTCAACCGGTTGAATGTCAGCAAGCGGGTCATCTTGTCTGGAACGCCCATCCAGAACGATCTCTCAGAGTACTTCGCTCTACTTACTTTCGCCAACCCAGGATATCTCGGAACACGACTGGAATTCCGCAAGAAGTTTGAGATTCCTATCCTTCGCGGTCGTGACGCCTCTGGCACAGAAGCCGATCAGCAAAAGGGCAACGAACGCCTCAaagaactcctcgaactGGTCAACAAGTTCATCATCCGCCGCACCAACGACATCCTCTCGAAATACCTCCCGGTCAAGTACGAGCACGTTGTCTTCTGTAACCTCGCACCCTTCCAACTCGACCTCTACAACTACTTCATCAAATCCCCCGAAATTCaatccctcctccgcggcaAGGGCTCACAACCCCTCAAAGCCATTGGCCTTCTCAAGAAACTCTGCAATCATCCCGATCTCCTGAATCTCCCTGACGACCTTCCCGGGTGTGAATCTCACTTTCCCGAAGACTTCGTTCCCAAGGACGCCCGCGGCCGTGATCGCGATGTCAAACCCTGGTACTCGGGCAAGATGCAAGTTCTCGACCGCATGCTCGCGCGCATCCGCCATGACACCAACGACAAAATCGTGCTGATCTCAAATTACACGCAAACCCTCGACGTGTTCGAGAAGCTCTGCCGCAATCGCTCCTATGGCTGCCTTCGCCTCGACGGCACCATGGCCGTCAACAAACGTCAGAAACTCGTCGACAAATTCAACAACCCAGACGGCGAAGAATTCGTctttcttctctcctccaaAGCCGGTGGCTGCGGTCTGAACCTCATCGGAGCCAATCGCCTCGTGCTCTTCGATCCGGATTGGAACCCTGCCGCCGACCAGCAAGCCCTCGCCCGTGTTTGGCGTGACGGCCAAAAGAAGGACTGTTTTGTCTATCGCTTCATCGCCACGGGCACGATTGAAGAGAAGATCTTCCAACGCCAATCACACAAGCAGTCCCTGTCTTCTTGCGTTGTCGACAGCGCGGAAGACGTGGAGCGGCATTTCAGTCTGGACAGTTTGAGGGAACTGTTCCAGTACCGTCCCAACACAACGAGTGACACGCACGACACGTTCAAGTGTAAGAGGTGTAAGGGCGGCAGGCAGTACGTCAAAGCTCCGGCGATGCTCTATGGCGACACCAGCAGTTGGAATCATTTTGTGAATGAGGAGGGTGTGGAGGGACCGCTGGCGCGGATTCAGGATTTGTTATTGAGGcaggagggtggagggagggatgTGAGTGCTGTTTTCCAGTATATCAGTCATTGA